One Solanum lycopersicum chromosome 4, SLM_r2.1 DNA window includes the following coding sequences:
- the LOC101259736 gene encoding 16 kDa phloem protein 1 isoform X1 yields MTTVFGIMEVNLVSARGLKNNEFWGGGIDPYVLIQYRGQERKSSTIRAGQGSKPEWNEKFTFKIEYPSVDGQYKLILKLMDHDTFSSDDYLGEATIYLKEFLEVGLENGRAEVHPKKYSVVGSDQSYCGEIQVGITFTPKKATHDVEEEYGGWKESNDHS; encoded by the exons ATGACGACCGTCTTTGGAATAATGGAAGTTAATCTTGTTAGCGCTAGAGGTCTCAAAAACAATGAATTTTGgg GTGGTGGAATAGATCCATATGTTTTGATCCAATATAGAGGTCAAGAACGCAAGAGCTCTACTATTCGAG CAGGGCAAGGTAGTAAACCAGAATGGAATGAGAAGTTCACATTCAAGATAGAATATCCCTCAGTAGATGGACAATACAAGCTTATACTTAAGCTCAtggatcatgatacattttcttCTGATGACTATCTTGGTGAAGCCAC TATCTACTTGAAGGAATTTCTTGAAGTGGGATTGGAGAATGGAAGAGCTGAAGTTCATCCTAAAAAATATAGTGTGGTGGGGAGTGATCAATCTTATTGTGGTGAAATTCAAGTTGGTATCACATTCACCCCAAAG AAGGCAACTCATGATGTGGAAGAAGAATATGGTGGATGGAAGGAGAGTAATGATCACTCATGA
- the LOC101259736 gene encoding 16 kDa phloem protein 1 isoform X2, with protein MTTVFGIMEVNLVSARGLKNNEFWGGGIDPYVLIQYRGQERKSSTIRGQGSKPEWNEKFTFKIEYPSVDGQYKLILKLMDHDTFSSDDYLGEATIYLKEFLEVGLENGRAEVHPKKYSVVGSDQSYCGEIQVGITFTPKKATHDVEEEYGGWKESNDHS; from the exons ATGACGACCGTCTTTGGAATAATGGAAGTTAATCTTGTTAGCGCTAGAGGTCTCAAAAACAATGAATTTTGgg GTGGTGGAATAGATCCATATGTTTTGATCCAATATAGAGGTCAAGAACGCAAGAGCTCTACTATTCGAG GGCAAGGTAGTAAACCAGAATGGAATGAGAAGTTCACATTCAAGATAGAATATCCCTCAGTAGATGGACAATACAAGCTTATACTTAAGCTCAtggatcatgatacattttcttCTGATGACTATCTTGGTGAAGCCAC TATCTACTTGAAGGAATTTCTTGAAGTGGGATTGGAGAATGGAAGAGCTGAAGTTCATCCTAAAAAATATAGTGTGGTGGGGAGTGATCAATCTTATTGTGGTGAAATTCAAGTTGGTATCACATTCACCCCAAAG AAGGCAACTCATGATGTGGAAGAAGAATATGGTGGATGGAAGGAGAGTAATGATCACTCATGA